The Methanoregula boonei 6A8 genome has a window encoding:
- a CDS encoding GTP-binding protein — protein MKLVIVAGPPSAGKTAVIRQIIKKFVKSDKPAYLKIDVVKAFEDEELAEEFKIPTRKVYSGDLCPDHMGIMVLRDAIAWAEGIGAGILIVESAGLCLRCTPYTTQAFGIAVLPAVSGSNSPLKMAPLIALADAAVVTKTDLVSQAEKEVFRECIRSVVPKIDIIETNAVQGTGLRYLLKAISKYPTITDAEAIALRGTPPLGVCTICIGKKEIGWQHHFGVIRPLEEADNLYRGD, from the coding sequence ATGAAACTCGTAATCGTTGCCGGCCCCCCAAGCGCCGGAAAGACCGCGGTCATCCGCCAGATCATAAAAAAATTCGTAAAGTCCGACAAACCTGCGTATCTCAAGATCGATGTGGTAAAGGCATTCGAGGACGAGGAACTCGCTGAAGAATTCAAAATCCCGACCCGCAAGGTCTACTCGGGCGATCTCTGCCCTGATCATATGGGCATCATGGTACTCAGGGACGCAATCGCCTGGGCAGAAGGGATCGGTGCCGGTATCCTTATTGTCGAGAGTGCAGGGCTCTGCCTCCGCTGCACTCCGTACACTACGCAGGCATTCGGCATAGCTGTACTTCCCGCCGTATCTGGTAGCAACTCACCCCTGAAAATGGCACCCTTAATCGCCCTTGCCGATGCAGCCGTAGTCACCAAGACCGATCTGGTTTCGCAGGCGGAAAAAGAGGTATTCCGGGAATGCATCCGCAGCGTTGTCCCAAAGATCGATATCATCGAAACCAATGCCGTGCAGGGGACGGGCCTCCGGTACCTCCTCAAGGCCATCAGCAAGTACCCTACAATCACGGATGCAGAAGCCATAGCGCTCCGGGGTACCCCGCCGCTTGGGGTCTGCACGATCTGCATAGGTAAGAAAGAGATCGGGTGGCAGCACCACTTTGGTGTGATCCGCCCGCTTGAAGAGGCAGATAACCTCTACCGGGGGGACTAA
- a CDS encoding ABC transporter substrate-binding protein, whose protein sequence is MPDETIRIGHLSTLYHTAFLLRGSDLLAQRGVRATWSLFPSGPDIISAMQAGRLDLGYIGMPPVIIGIDRGLELACIAGGHIEGTVMIADSTIRTLDECGSMQAFFSQLAGKAIGTPPKGSIHDVIVTDLLEKNRRPDISVRNYPWADFLSDALVQKEIAAAAGTPALATTARTYGNGRIVIPPDRLWPFNPSYGIVVMRRMLKNRDLLTRFLTAHEAACEWIRSDPAACARIVAGTTGMVDPGFVLETYRISPKYCAALPPEYIASTMKFAQTLHTLGYISRLIREDECFERSLIEIVHPGPHHYADGIADA, encoded by the coding sequence ATGCCGGATGAGACCATCAGGATCGGCCATCTCTCCACCCTTTACCATACTGCGTTCCTGCTCCGCGGCTCGGATCTTCTTGCACAACGGGGTGTCCGTGCAACCTGGTCGCTCTTCCCCTCGGGGCCGGATATCATCAGTGCAATGCAGGCAGGGCGGCTTGACCTTGGGTATATCGGTATGCCACCGGTCATCATAGGGATCGACCGGGGGCTGGAACTTGCCTGTATCGCCGGCGGCCATATCGAAGGAACGGTCATGATTGCGGACAGTACGATCCGGACCCTTGATGAATGCGGCAGCATGCAGGCGTTCTTTTCCCAGCTTGCAGGAAAAGCGATCGGGACACCCCCGAAAGGCTCCATTCATGATGTGATCGTTACCGATCTGCTGGAAAAGAACAGGAGGCCGGACATCTCCGTGCGCAACTATCCCTGGGCAGACTTCCTCTCCGATGCACTCGTACAGAAGGAGATTGCCGCTGCCGCCGGTACCCCGGCGCTTGCAACAACTGCCCGGACGTACGGGAATGGCAGGATCGTGATCCCGCCGGACCGGCTCTGGCCGTTCAATCCCAGCTATGGCATCGTGGTGATGCGCAGGATGCTTAAAAATCGCGATCTCCTTACCCGGTTTTTAACCGCCCATGAGGCTGCATGCGAGTGGATCCGCAGTGACCCGGCTGCATGTGCACGGATCGTGGCAGGGACAACCGGGATGGTGGACCCAGGTTTTGTTCTTGAAACCTACCGGATCTCACCGAAATACTGCGCGGCGCTGCCGCCGGAGTATATCGCGTCCACCATGAAGTTCGCACAAACGCTTCATACCCTCGGGTATATTTCCCGCCTGATCCGCGAGGACGAGTGCTTTGAGCGGTCACTGATAGAAATCGTCCACCCGGGACCCCACCATTACGCTGACGGGATCGCAGACGCGTGA
- a CDS encoding ATP-binding cassette domain-containing protein has translation MYNEKAYELTVLPGTNRNGEQEGFDRIVIRPGDSLSIVGPTGSGKSAFINDIEVLAQEDTVTGRTILVNGEEPSEELVRDPAKKPIALISQNTRVIADLSVSRFLALHIQARDTGAGRLMARTIALANEFTGEKIAEGMRMTELSGGQTRSLLIADAILVGQTPILLLDEVENAGINKERVIACLREYKKAVIFVTHDPYIALITDRRIVMKNGAVSAVIEPDGSERVVTSTVAEIDAYLWDLREKIRNGDRVDTPDIIPANHKKEVVAA, from the coding sequence ATGTACAACGAGAAGGCATACGAACTGACCGTGCTTCCCGGCACCAACCGGAACGGGGAGCAGGAAGGCTTTGACCGGATCGTGATCCGCCCGGGAGATTCCCTCTCTATTGTCGGGCCCACGGGGTCCGGCAAATCGGCATTCATCAACGATATCGAGGTACTGGCACAGGAGGATACCGTAACCGGGCGAACCATTCTCGTAAACGGGGAGGAGCCATCAGAAGAGCTCGTGCGCGACCCGGCAAAAAAGCCCATCGCGCTCATCTCCCAGAACACCCGGGTGATTGCCGACCTTTCGGTCTCCCGTTTCCTTGCGCTGCATATTCAGGCACGGGATACCGGGGCAGGCCGCCTGATGGCCCGCACCATTGCACTCGCGAACGAATTTACCGGTGAAAAGATTGCCGAAGGTATGCGGATGACCGAGCTCTCGGGAGGCCAGACCCGGTCGCTCCTTATCGCAGATGCAATCCTTGTCGGCCAGACCCCGATCCTGCTTCTTGATGAGGTGGAGAACGCCGGGATCAACAAGGAGCGGGTCATTGCCTGCCTGCGGGAATATAAGAAAGCCGTGATCTTTGTCACCCACGACCCCTATATCGCCCTCATCACCGACCGGCGTATTGTTATGAAGAACGGAGCGGTGTCTGCGGTGATTGAACCTGACGGATCCGAACGTGTTGTTACCAGTACAGTTGCAGAGATTGACGCGTACCTGTGGGATCTCAGGGAGAAGATCCGCAACGGGGACCGGGTAGATACACCGGATATCATTCCTGCAAATCACAAAAAGGAGGTAGTTGCCGCATGA
- a CDS encoding helix-turn-helix domain-containing protein: MFSKRIFEIDFTTALNEELERKNLTVKELAELTGIPVSTLYKVTVGERDPRLSTVKKIVSVLEPERNRFIAVIAAKFLLDSFTTREVEAGGQKYVIRGYSAHSLDECIVAAARAEKDGASGIICAPILATMVEKIVDVPVGMLRPELSCVDEAIDAVLRKVG, translated from the coding sequence ATGTTCTCGAAACGGATATTTGAGATCGATTTCACTACGGCCCTCAACGAAGAACTGGAACGCAAGAACCTGACGGTAAAAGAGCTCGCGGAACTGACCGGTATCCCTGTTTCTACCCTGTACAAAGTGACGGTGGGGGAGCGGGATCCCCGCCTATCCACGGTAAAAAAGATCGTGTCTGTATTAGAACCGGAGCGCAACCGGTTTATCGCGGTGATTGCGGCAAAATTCCTGCTCGATTCTTTTACCACCCGGGAAGTGGAAGCCGGGGGGCAGAAATATGTCATACGGGGGTACTCCGCTCACTCCCTTGACGAATGCATTGTCGCTGCCGCCCGGGCGGAAAAGGACGGGGCATCGGGGATCATCTGCGCCCCGATCCTTGCAACGATGGTCGAGAAGATTGTCGATGTACCCGTGGGAATGCTCCGCCCCGAACTCTCCTGCGTGGATGAAGCTATCGACGCTGTACTCAGAAAGGTCGGATAA